The following coding sequences lie in one Metallumcola ferriviriculae genomic window:
- a CDS encoding AMP-binding protein translates to MTYNMENYDQTYQDFKLEVPEYFNFARDIVDKWADEEDKLAMWWVGDEGSEIKKTFADFKVGSSKLANVLKDLGIKKGDRVFLLLPKVPQWWETMLALMRLGAIIMPGTSQLMPKDIKYRFEASDGVAIITDEENAPKVDEVADQIPQLKVKIVVGQREGWTNYQEAVDAASSDFTVENTKSDDPAILYFTSGTTGYPKMTVHTNASYGIGHIITGKFWLDLKPGDLHWNLSDTGWAKAAWSSIFGPWNMGAAVFVQHSVGKFGPKETLKLLEKYPITTLCGPPTAYRLFVLDDLKKYNFASLRHCVAAGEPLNPEVIEVWKKATGTTIRDGYGQTESVLMVATFPCLDVKFGSMGKPSPGFYVSVIDEDANEVEANQEGDIAVRIKPERPVGLFKEYYNDPERTQASIRGDWYLTGDRAYKDEDDYFWFVGRADDVIISSGYRIGPFEVESALVEHPAVAESAVVASPHEMRGEVVKAFIILAPGYQGSDDLVKDIQNYVKSNTAPYKYPREIEFVEELPKTISGKIRRVELRDQEKKNKLAKMAKGEAAADKE, encoded by the coding sequence ATGACCTATAACATGGAGAACTATGACCAAACATACCAGGATTTTAAACTTGAAGTACCAGAGTACTTTAATTTCGCCCGTGATATCGTGGACAAGTGGGCAGATGAAGAAGACAAACTAGCAATGTGGTGGGTTGGCGATGAGGGGAGTGAAATTAAAAAAACTTTTGCTGACTTTAAGGTTGGTTCGTCTAAATTAGCTAATGTATTAAAAGACCTGGGCATTAAAAAGGGAGACCGCGTCTTTTTGTTGCTGCCGAAGGTTCCGCAGTGGTGGGAAACTATGCTGGCGCTGATGCGCTTAGGTGCCATAATTATGCCGGGTACATCACAGTTAATGCCTAAAGATATTAAATATCGATTTGAGGCTTCTGATGGTGTTGCTATTATTACGGATGAAGAAAATGCGCCAAAGGTAGACGAAGTAGCTGATCAAATTCCCCAGTTGAAGGTTAAGATCGTTGTTGGTCAGCGCGAAGGATGGACCAATTATCAAGAGGCTGTGGACGCGGCATCATCCGATTTTACCGTTGAAAATACTAAGAGTGATGATCCTGCTATACTTTATTTTACTTCGGGAACCACAGGATATCCTAAAATGACGGTACACACCAACGCTTCCTATGGAATCGGACATATTATTACCGGTAAATTTTGGCTTGATCTAAAGCCGGGAGATTTACACTGGAATTTATCTGATACCGGTTGGGCGAAAGCGGCATGGAGCAGCATCTTTGGTCCTTGGAATATGGGTGCCGCAGTGTTTGTACAGCATAGCGTAGGCAAATTTGGTCCCAAAGAGACGCTGAAGTTACTGGAAAAGTACCCTATAACAACACTATGTGGCCCACCTACCGCATATCGACTGTTCGTGTTGGACGATTTGAAAAAATATAATTTCGCCAGCCTTCGTCACTGTGTAGCAGCTGGGGAACCGCTAAATCCGGAGGTTATTGAAGTTTGGAAGAAAGCCACCGGTACGACTATTCGTGACGGTTATGGTCAGACAGAAAGTGTACTAATGGTGGCAACATTCCCATGCTTGGATGTTAAGTTTGGTTCTATGGGCAAACCGTCCCCTGGCTTTTATGTCTCTGTCATTGACGAAGACGCAAACGAAGTGGAAGCTAATCAGGAAGGGGATATTGCCGTACGCATCAAACCTGAACGCCCTGTCGGGTTATTTAAAGAGTACTATAATGACCCCGAACGTACCCAAGCAAGTATTCGAGGCGACTGGTATCTAACCGGCGACAGAGCTTATAAAGATGAAGATGATTATTTTTGGTTTGTAGGTAGAGCTGACGATGTAATCATTAGTTCCGGCTATCGGATTGGTCCATTTGAGGTCGAAAGTGCTTTAGTGGAACATCCGGCTGTAGCTGAGTCCGCAGTAGTAGCCAGCCCCCATGAAATGCGCGGGGAAGTTGTGAAGGCATTTATTATTCTGGCACCGGGGTATCAAGGGTCTGACGATTTAGTTAAGGATATTCAGAACTATGTCAAGAGCAATACTGCCCCATATAAGTATCCTAGAGAAATTGAATTTGTGGAAGAATTACCTAAGACCATCAGTGGTAAAATTCGCAGAGTGGAACTTAGGGATCAGGAAAAGAAAAATAAACTTGCCAAGATGGCTAAAGGCGAGGCCGCAGCTGACAAAGAATAA
- a CDS encoding 3-hydroxybutyryl-CoA dehydrogenase: protein MTKYNSIMVLGAGQMGAGIAQVAAQAGIKVKLNDLKEEFVNKGLATIKSNLQRSVSKGRMDSSEAEEVLSRVRPSMALDDAADVDLVIEAIVENLDIKANVFQQLDQICPPKVVFASNTSSLPITQLAGFTNRPDKFIGMHFMNPVPVMKLVEVIRGLATSDAVAESIVELSKVMGKVPVTVNDYPGFVANRVLMPMINEAIYAVFEGVGTPEAVDEIMRLGANHPMGPLALADLIGLDTCLAIMNVLHDGFGDSKYRPCPLLKQYVQAGWMGKKTKKGFYNYE, encoded by the coding sequence ATGACAAAATATAATAGCATTATGGTGTTAGGTGCCGGTCAAATGGGAGCGGGAATAGCTCAAGTAGCGGCCCAGGCGGGGATAAAGGTTAAGCTTAATGACTTAAAGGAAGAGTTTGTTAACAAAGGATTGGCAACAATTAAAAGCAATCTTCAACGAAGCGTATCCAAAGGCAGAATGGATAGTTCAGAAGCCGAAGAGGTTCTGAGCAGAGTAAGACCCTCGATGGCTTTGGATGATGCAGCGGACGTCGATTTGGTGATTGAAGCAATTGTGGAAAACCTTGATATCAAGGCAAATGTGTTTCAGCAGCTGGATCAAATATGTCCACCGAAAGTGGTCTTTGCCAGCAATACCTCTTCGCTGCCTATTACACAATTAGCAGGGTTTACTAATCGCCCTGATAAATTTATCGGCATGCACTTTATGAATCCGGTTCCAGTAATGAAATTGGTGGAGGTTATTCGTGGGTTAGCCACCAGCGATGCAGTTGCGGAAAGCATTGTAGAATTGAGTAAAGTGATGGGAAAAGTTCCAGTTACTGTTAACGATTATCCTGGTTTTGTGGCCAATCGTGTCTTAATGCCGATGATAAATGAAGCTATTTATGCCGTATTTGAGGGTGTGGGCACTCCGGAAGCTGTGGATGAGATTATGCGTTTAGGGGCAAATCACCCGATGGGTCCATTGGCATTAGCGGATTTAATCGGCTTAGATACTTGTTTGGCCATTATGAATGTTCTTCATGATGGCTTCGGCGATTCAAAATATCGCCCATGCCCGCTGCTAAAGCAATATGTTCAGGCAGGTTGGATGGGGAAAAAGACCAAAAAAGGCTTTTATAATTACGAATAA
- a CDS encoding acyl-CoA dehydrogenase, whose product MKFELTDEQQMLRDMVRDFAENEVAPGAAERDENEEFDRSLFDKMAELGLSGIPFPEEYGGADADNISYAIAVEELSRVCASTGVTLSAHVSLCSWPIFAYGTEEQKRKYLMPLATGDKLGAFGLTEPAAGSDASSTKTTAVLDGDSWVLNGSKIFITNGGEAEIYVVTAMTDKAKGHRGISAFIVEKGTPGFSFGKKEKKLGIRASTTMELVFEDCRVPKENLLGEIGQGFKIALATLDGGRIGIAAQAVGIAQGALEQAVNYSKERVQFNQPISKFQAIQFILSDMATNIEAARLLVYNAAYMKDNGQPYSTAAAMAKLFASETAMEVTTKAVQVFGGYGYTREYPVERMMRDAKITEIYEGTSEVQRVVIAANILK is encoded by the coding sequence ATGAAATTTGAACTAACTGACGAACAACAAATGTTACGAGACATGGTAAGAGATTTTGCAGAAAACGAAGTTGCTCCCGGTGCCGCCGAACGAGATGAAAATGAAGAGTTCGACCGCAGCTTATTTGATAAGATGGCGGAGCTGGGCCTTTCAGGTATTCCCTTTCCTGAAGAGTATGGTGGTGCAGATGCCGACAATATTAGTTATGCGATTGCTGTGGAAGAGCTCTCTAGGGTATGTGCCTCCACTGGTGTTACCCTTTCCGCCCATGTTTCATTGTGCAGTTGGCCAATCTTCGCCTATGGTACAGAGGAACAAAAGAGAAAATATTTGATGCCCCTGGCAACTGGTGATAAACTTGGTGCCTTTGGCTTGACGGAACCTGCGGCAGGTTCCGATGCCAGCTCTACCAAGACAACTGCTGTATTGGACGGGGACAGTTGGGTACTGAACGGTTCTAAGATATTTATTACCAACGGGGGCGAGGCAGAAATTTACGTAGTCACAGCAATGACGGATAAAGCGAAAGGTCATCGAGGCATCAGCGCTTTTATAGTTGAAAAAGGAACCCCAGGCTTTAGCTTTGGCAAAAAGGAAAAAAAACTTGGTATTCGAGCTTCAACCACCATGGAACTGGTTTTCGAAGATTGCAGGGTACCAAAAGAGAACTTGCTTGGTGAGATTGGTCAAGGGTTTAAGATTGCGTTGGCTACATTGGATGGTGGACGAATTGGTATTGCGGCGCAGGCAGTGGGTATCGCTCAAGGAGCATTAGAACAGGCAGTAAACTATAGTAAGGAACGAGTGCAGTTTAACCAACCGATTAGCAAATTTCAGGCGATACAATTTATACTTTCGGATATGGCTACGAATATCGAAGCAGCTCGATTGTTGGTTTATAATGCAGCTTACATGAAAGATAATGGTCAGCCTTACAGCACCGCCGCAGCTATGGCGAAACTGTTCGCTTCTGAGACAGCCATGGAAGTGACTACAAAAGCGGTTCAAGTATTTGGAGGTTATGGTTACACAAGAGAATATCCTGTAGAACGAATGATGCGGGACGCTAAAATTACCGAAATTTATGAAGGTACCAGTGAAGTTCAAAGAGTTGTTATTGCTGCAAATATATTAAAGTAG
- a CDS encoding cobalamin B12-binding domain-containing protein codes for MTRKIRVLMAKPGLDGHDRGVKVVARALRDGGMEVIYTGLHQTAEKVVAAAIQEDVDVVGLSILSGAHMTMFPKIRKLLNENDCGNIKIVGGGTIPEDDLKQLLAAKDADALFTPGTSTDDIVAWIKENVEI; via the coding sequence ATGACCAGAAAAATTAGGGTACTAATGGCGAAGCCCGGGCTGGATGGCCATGATCGAGGTGTGAAAGTGGTTGCAAGAGCTCTGAGGGATGGAGGCATGGAAGTAATTTATACCGGCTTGCATCAAACGGCTGAAAAGGTTGTAGCTGCAGCCATTCAGGAGGATGTTGACGTGGTGGGTCTTAGTATTTTATCCGGGGCCCATATGACGATGTTTCCTAAAATTCGTAAGTTGTTAAATGAGAATGATTGTGGCAATATCAAGATTGTCGGTGGGGGAACTATTCCCGAGGACGATTTAAAACAATTATTAGCAGCTAAAGATGCGGATGCATTATTCACTCCAGGAACATCTACTGATGATATTGTTGCCTGGATTAAGGAAAATGTTGAGATATAA
- a CDS encoding acyl-CoA dehydrogenase, which yields MKLQLNEEQRMMRDMVRNFAEKEIAPWSQEHDHEGQFPTQLISKLAELDLMGIPIPSEYGGAAMDFLSYVLAIEEISRASASLGVILAVHTSVGTFPILNFGSAEQKQKYIPRLASGEIIGAFALTEPNAGSDAAKIKTTAKLEGDHYRLNGSKIFITNAGHAGVYTVLAVTDKNMGVKGISAFIVEKDTVGLKIGPPEKKLGLHSSSTCQIFFEDALVPKGNLLGKEGQGFQIAMSLLDGGRIGIGAQAVGIARAACDAAKNYAGEREQFGQTISDFQAIQFMLADMATNIEAAKMLVYQAAYLKEINMPHSKQASMAKMFAADTAMKVAVDAVQVFGGYGYMQEYPVERFLRDAKATQIYEGTNQIQRIVIARQLLKQ from the coding sequence TTGAAACTACAACTTAACGAAGAACAGCGGATGATGCGCGATATGGTACGTAATTTTGCGGAGAAGGAGATTGCACCCTGGAGTCAGGAACATGACCATGAAGGGCAATTTCCTACGCAACTTATATCTAAATTAGCGGAATTGGATTTGATGGGCATTCCTATTCCCAGTGAATATGGCGGCGCAGCTATGGACTTTTTATCCTATGTTTTGGCGATAGAGGAAATATCGCGAGCCAGTGCTTCTTTGGGTGTTATTTTGGCGGTACACACTTCTGTAGGTACTTTTCCCATCCTGAATTTTGGTTCGGCAGAGCAAAAACAAAAGTATATTCCTAGGTTAGCCAGTGGAGAGATTATCGGTGCTTTTGCGTTAACTGAGCCTAATGCTGGTTCTGATGCCGCGAAAATTAAAACGACAGCAAAACTTGAAGGAGATCATTACCGGTTGAATGGTTCAAAGATTTTTATAACCAATGCAGGCCATGCCGGTGTTTATACCGTGCTGGCAGTTACGGATAAAAATATGGGGGTAAAAGGAATTTCTGCCTTTATTGTGGAAAAAGATACTGTGGGATTAAAAATTGGTCCGCCTGAAAAAAAACTAGGTTTGCATTCTTCAAGCACCTGCCAAATATTTTTCGAGGATGCTTTAGTGCCCAAGGGAAATTTGCTTGGAAAAGAGGGGCAGGGTTTTCAAATAGCAATGTCATTACTGGATGGAGGACGAATTGGTATTGGTGCCCAGGCGGTAGGTATTGCCAGGGCTGCGTGCGATGCCGCAAAGAATTATGCTGGTGAGCGCGAACAATTCGGGCAAACGATCTCTGACTTTCAAGCCATTCAGTTTATGCTGGCCGATATGGCAACCAATATTGAAGCAGCCAAAATGCTTGTATATCAAGCGGCATACTTAAAAGAAATCAATATGCCTCATAGTAAACAAGCATCCATGGCGAAAATGTTTGCTGCAGATACTGCTATGAAGGTGGCGGTAGATGCGGTGCAGGTTTTTGGGGGCTACGGATACATGCAGGAATATCCGGTAGAACGTTTCCTAAGGGATGCAAAAGCGACACAGATATACGAGGGCACTAATCAAATACAGCGCATTGTTATTGCCAGACAGTTGTTGAAGCAATAA
- a CDS encoding acetyl-CoA C-acetyltransferase, producing the protein MSQHEGSVIVAAARTPFGKFGGALSSLSAVELGAITIREVLNRANLAGSNDVDNVIMGMVLQGGAGQIPSRQASIKAGLPQEVPSDTINKVCISSLRAISMADMSIRSDEADIVVAGGMESMSNAPYFLPKARWGQRMGDGKLKDLMIHDGLFCAFHDVHMAVHGSTVAKECNISREEQDQWALRSQQRAIAAMDAGKFAEEVVSVEVPQKKAESLIVSRDESPRRDTSLDKLAQLPPVFDPNGTVTAGNAPGVNDGAASTVVMSTAKAQELGLKPLARIIGHTTVAEEPTYIAKVPGLASNKLLNRLGMTIKDVDLIEANEAFAAVALTSGQITNWDPELVNVNGGAIAFGHPIGASGARIVMTLIYELKRRGGGIGLAAICGGGAQGDAMLLEVY; encoded by the coding sequence ATGAGTCAGCATGAAGGAAGTGTTATCGTTGCTGCAGCCCGAACGCCTTTTGGTAAGTTCGGCGGTGCTCTTAGTTCATTATCGGCGGTTGAACTTGGAGCAATTACTATTCGTGAAGTATTAAACCGTGCTAACCTTGCAGGCTCAAACGACGTGGATAACGTCATTATGGGTATGGTCTTACAAGGGGGTGCAGGGCAGATACCATCTCGACAGGCTTCTATAAAAGCAGGGTTGCCGCAGGAGGTGCCGTCAGACACAATTAACAAAGTTTGTATTTCATCTTTGCGTGCAATTTCCATGGCAGATATGTCTATTAGGTCTGATGAGGCTGATATTGTGGTTGCCGGCGGGATGGAAAGCATGAGTAATGCCCCATACTTCCTACCTAAGGCCCGCTGGGGTCAGAGAATGGGGGATGGAAAGCTAAAGGACCTTATGATTCACGACGGCCTTTTCTGCGCTTTTCACGATGTGCATATGGCTGTTCACGGCAGTACGGTGGCTAAAGAATGTAATATTTCTAGAGAAGAGCAGGATCAATGGGCACTGCGCAGCCAACAAAGGGCTATAGCTGCAATGGATGCGGGTAAGTTTGCTGAAGAAGTAGTGTCGGTTGAGGTACCACAAAAGAAAGCTGAGTCGTTGATTGTCAGCAGGGATGAATCACCACGGCGTGATACCAGCCTTGACAAATTAGCACAATTGCCGCCGGTTTTTGATCCTAACGGTACAGTAACCGCAGGCAATGCGCCTGGAGTTAATGATGGCGCTGCTAGTACCGTGGTGATGTCCACAGCTAAGGCGCAAGAATTAGGATTAAAACCTTTAGCCAGAATTATCGGTCATACCACTGTCGCCGAGGAACCCACCTACATTGCGAAGGTTCCTGGTTTAGCCAGCAATAAGCTACTAAATAGGTTAGGAATGACAATTAAGGACGTAGATTTAATTGAAGCTAATGAAGCATTTGCTGCAGTTGCCCTGACCAGTGGTCAGATTACCAATTGGGATCCTGAGTTAGTCAACGTTAACGGTGGTGCTATTGCTTTTGGTCACCCGATCGGTGCCAGTGGGGCGAGGATTGTTATGACATTAATATATGAATTAAAACGGCGCGGCGGCGGTATTGGTTTAGCTGCAATATGCGGCGGCGGTGCCCAAGGTGACGCTATGTTATTAGAAGTGTATTAG
- a CDS encoding acyl-CoA mutase large subunit family protein, translating into MANKKIQQEYDRWYKEKYSQSKERSAEFVTVSEQPIKELYTPADVENLDYERDLGFPGEYPYTRGVQSNMHRGRLWTMRQFAGFGSAQESNQRYKFLLSKGQTGLSVAFDMPTLMGYDSDHPYSEGEVGRCGVAIDSLADMEVLFDGIPLDKVSTSMTINGPAAILWAMYIATAEKQGVSSEKLRGTIQNDILKEYIAQNSWIFPPHPSMRIITDIFEYACNNVPQWNTVSISGYHIREAGSTAAQELAFTLADGFAYVEAGIEAGLNVDDFAPRLSFFFNSHMDFFEEIAKYRAARRIWARRMKEKYGAKDSRSWLLRFHTQTAGCSLTGQQPENNIVRTAFEGLAAVLGGTQSLHTNSMDEVLALPTEKSVQIALRTQQIMAHETGVSNTIDPLAGSYFVESLTNEMEAQAEKYFEEIEEHGGVLRAIDKGFFQQEIADAAFAYQKAIERKERIFVGVNEFVDPDEVIEIEILKIDPAVESRQQQKLAELRKTRNNDLVDNSLKAIERAASSRENLIPLIVDAVKAYATLGEIVQVLKTVFGEYKEQPRF; encoded by the coding sequence ATGGCGAATAAAAAGATACAGCAGGAATATGACCGCTGGTATAAAGAGAAATACTCTCAATCAAAGGAACGTTCGGCTGAGTTTGTAACAGTGTCAGAGCAGCCGATTAAAGAGTTATATACCCCTGCAGATGTAGAAAATCTTGATTACGAAAGAGATTTGGGCTTTCCAGGAGAATACCCATATACTAGAGGTGTGCAGTCAAACATGCACAGGGGTCGTTTATGGACTATGCGGCAATTTGCTGGTTTTGGCAGTGCCCAAGAATCTAACCAGCGTTACAAATTTCTTTTATCGAAAGGCCAAACAGGTCTAAGTGTTGCTTTCGACATGCCAACTTTGATGGGCTATGATTCCGATCACCCATATTCTGAAGGGGAAGTTGGCCGGTGTGGAGTGGCCATTGATTCCTTGGCGGATATGGAAGTGCTTTTTGATGGTATTCCTTTGGATAAAGTCAGTACATCGATGACGATTAATGGACCTGCAGCTATCTTATGGGCGATGTATATTGCCACTGCGGAGAAACAAGGTGTTAGTTCGGAAAAATTGAGAGGGACGATTCAAAATGATATTTTAAAAGAATACATCGCCCAAAATTCTTGGATATTTCCGCCGCACCCTTCCATGCGGATCATCACAGATATCTTTGAATATGCCTGCAACAATGTTCCACAATGGAACACCGTTAGTATCAGTGGTTATCACATTAGGGAGGCAGGTTCGACGGCAGCTCAGGAATTGGCCTTCACCTTGGCTGACGGTTTTGCCTATGTGGAAGCTGGTATTGAAGCAGGGTTAAATGTAGATGACTTTGCACCGCGACTATCCTTTTTCTTTAATTCTCATATGGATTTCTTTGAGGAAATAGCCAAATATCGTGCGGCTAGAAGAATATGGGCCCGGCGGATGAAGGAAAAGTATGGAGCAAAAGACTCTCGGTCGTGGCTGCTACGCTTTCACACTCAAACTGCTGGTTGTTCACTAACCGGCCAACAACCAGAAAATAATATAGTACGGACGGCTTTTGAAGGTTTGGCAGCGGTATTGGGGGGCACTCAGTCTCTGCATACCAACTCTATGGATGAAGTGTTAGCATTGCCCACTGAAAAATCTGTTCAGATTGCATTACGTACTCAACAAATAATGGCTCATGAAACCGGTGTTAGCAATACTATTGATCCATTAGCGGGGTCATATTTTGTCGAAAGTCTGACCAATGAGATGGAGGCGCAGGCAGAAAAATACTTCGAAGAAATTGAAGAACACGGTGGAGTATTGAGGGCGATTGATAAAGGATTTTTCCAGCAAGAAATTGCCGACGCTGCTTTTGCTTACCAGAAAGCCATTGAACGTAAAGAACGCATTTTTGTAGGTGTTAATGAATTTGTAGACCCGGATGAAGTGATTGAAATTGAGATATTAAAAATTGATCCGGCTGTAGAATCTAGACAGCAGCAAAAATTGGCTGAGTTGCGCAAGACAAGAAATAATGACTTGGTGGATAATAGCTTAAAAGCTATTGAAAGGGCTGCTTCTTCACGCGAAAACCTAATTCCGTTAATTGTTGACGCTGTTAAGGCTTATGCTACCTTAGGCGAAATAGTCCAGGTGCTTAAAACCGTCTTTGGCGAATATAAAGAACAGCCTAGATTCTAG
- a CDS encoding cob(I)yrinic acid a,c-diamide adenosyltransferase: MQKGLLMVYTGNGKGKTTAALGQAIRSLGHGKRVFMLQFMKGSPNYGEVIMSKKLTGFTMEQWGRDEFVHPKQPEQIDIDWAQRGLLRANEVIQSGEYQLIILDELNVALGFGLVFWEQVEELLNTKPKILDLIITGRYAPPALLKRADLVSVIDEHRHHYQSGVEAREGIEY, translated from the coding sequence ATGCAAAAAGGTTTACTGATGGTTTATACCGGAAACGGAAAAGGAAAAACTACAGCTGCTTTGGGTCAAGCAATAAGGTCATTGGGACATGGTAAAAGAGTTTTTATGCTTCAATTTATGAAGGGAAGCCCCAATTACGGGGAAGTAATTATGTCAAAAAAACTTACCGGTTTTACTATGGAACAGTGGGGCAGAGATGAATTTGTTCATCCAAAACAACCTGAGCAGATAGATATTGATTGGGCCCAACGGGGGCTTTTGAGAGCTAATGAAGTAATTCAGTCAGGTGAGTATCAATTAATTATATTGGACGAACTAAATGTCGCATTAGGTTTTGGATTGGTATTCTGGGAACAGGTCGAAGAACTGTTAAATACTAAACCTAAGATACTTGACTTAATCATTACTGGGCGTTATGCGCCGCCAGCACTGCTTAAACGGGCTGATTTGGTAAGCGTCATTGATGAGCATAGGCATCATTATCAAAGTGGTGTAGAAGCCCGCGAGGGCATTGAATATTAA
- a CDS encoding sodium:solute symporter family transporter, producing the protein MEQNWQLTNTTIGIVFLLISFIAFYFIGWYSNRASKTTSDLYIAGGTIGPLANGLGMASTYMSLATFLGVTALILKLQVPFVFMWIQFILAIPLITILFGTSLRRMGAFTPAHFVKERYGGSAAVVAALWMILVMLMYSLGQMIGIAKTFETLLGIPYIYGLTIGGLIIVGYITIGGMYGASYNAALQMVIMGIVFVIPLGAIMKALGSSGWWFPPLGYGDMVSSMLDVAPDFFDLKYSAKWYFALIPSLTLGGVGLPHLAMRVFTASSLRSARTAMVWYAAILGLVFSATYTMGFAGVYFSQTTGTVISPTDADKITIILNLVYNAEWVSALVIAGAIAAGLSTLNGNLLGIGALVAQDIIATFKPNLQEETKMRIGYGAIAAGGIVSILLAIQPPAFLVVSILWAFGLAGTVSAPLVIMGVWWKEANRYGAIAAATVAGLTYLFVSPYIVPGLTLSGDALTDSLGLSGALLSAPLSFVILIVVSYITNRVPSLANRIPRDENNGLVERIHGWNTVSDSRYASNGGALIIASICSVLVIWAVMPW; encoded by the coding sequence ATGGAACAAAATTGGCAATTAACGAATACAACAATAGGTATTGTTTTCTTGTTAATCAGTTTTATTGCTTTTTATTTTATTGGTTGGTACTCTAACCGAGCCAGTAAGACCACCAGTGACCTTTATATTGCTGGGGGAACTATTGGGCCGCTGGCAAATGGGTTAGGCATGGCATCGACTTATATGAGTTTGGCCACATTCTTGGGAGTAACAGCATTGATCTTAAAACTCCAAGTACCATTTGTTTTTATGTGGATACAATTCATTCTGGCAATTCCATTGATCACGATTTTATTTGGTACCAGTTTGAGAAGAATGGGTGCCTTTACTCCGGCGCATTTTGTTAAAGAACGTTATGGTGGCAGTGCTGCCGTAGTTGCTGCGCTTTGGATGATTTTGGTAATGTTGATGTATTCTCTGGGGCAAATGATTGGTATAGCAAAGACTTTCGAAACATTGCTAGGTATTCCGTATATCTATGGATTGACAATAGGCGGTTTGATTATTGTTGGCTATATTACCATTGGTGGAATGTACGGTGCTTCATATAATGCGGCATTGCAGATGGTTATTATGGGAATTGTCTTTGTTATTCCCCTTGGTGCAATTATGAAGGCCCTTGGCAGCAGTGGTTGGTGGTTCCCGCCGTTGGGCTACGGCGATATGGTGTCCTCTATGCTAGATGTGGCACCGGATTTCTTTGATCTTAAGTATAGTGCCAAATGGTATTTTGCACTCATACCAAGCTTAACGTTGGGTGGGGTGGGGCTGCCTCATCTGGCTATGCGCGTATTTACCGCTTCGAGCCTACGAAGCGCTAGAACGGCAATGGTTTGGTACGCTGCGATACTGGGATTGGTCTTTTCTGCTACCTATACTATGGGTTTTGCCGGGGTGTATTTTTCTCAAACTACCGGTACAGTAATTAGTCCCACTGATGCAGATAAAATTACAATAATCCTCAACCTAGTTTATAATGCAGAATGGGTATCGGCACTGGTTATCGCTGGTGCAATAGCCGCAGGTCTTTCCACACTTAATGGAAACCTTTTGGGCATAGGCGCCTTAGTGGCCCAGGATATTATCGCAACATTTAAGCCTAATTTGCAGGAAGAAACAAAAATGCGCATAGGATATGGAGCTATTGCTGCCGGTGGTATTGTAAGTATTCTCTTGGCCATCCAGCCACCTGCATTTTTAGTGGTCAGTATTTTATGGGCTTTTGGTCTAGCTGGAACAGTAAGCGCACCTTTGGTAATTATGGGAGTATGGTGGAAGGAAGCAAATCGATATGGGGCCATCGCTGCAGCCACAGTGGCAGGACTGACTTACTTATTCGTTTCCCCATATATCGTTCCTGGTCTTACGCTTAGTGGCGATGCTTTGACAGATAGTCTTGGGCTTTCGGGAGCCCTGCTGTCTGCCCCGCTTAGCTTTGTGATATTGATTGTCGTTTCTTATATTACTAATCGCGTTCCATCCTTGGCCAATCGTATACCCCGAGATGAGAACAACGGCTTGGTGGAGCGAATTCACGGTTGGAATACGGTTAGTGACAGTCGGTACGCCAGTAATGGCGGTGCGTTGATTATTGCGAGCATCTGCAGTGTATTGGTAATATGGGCGGTTATGCCTTGGTAA